In the Sediminibacter sp. Hel_I_10 genome, one interval contains:
- a CDS encoding nucleoid-associated protein — MIKRNKASISKCILHKVGNKFNSTKNAFSEQPIDFDEESYDILVPYLLRPFTSLAETYRFNHHSNIELNEINTYATQLLADDSDFVNISKHIVTHLFEQSNSSQIKTGDVIICMVHDIQYEDYQTDAIGIFKIESKTHFFQTYLENNSYDIIAQRGIGTKKVDKGCLILNAADGEGKIVLSVDNNNYDAQYWIKSFLNVKYPDDSNEHTKNYIEMCRDFSKEVMQPQFGGQQQSHFLAKTVDFFKENEIANIETFKEEVMDNEDQIQLFEDFKKGYESDHNIVIRNQFDVSEIVLKKQKQKIKTEIKLDTNIQIKLDVDAPDASAEYLERGYDDEKKMHFYKVFFNEEG, encoded by the coding sequence ATGATAAAACGTAATAAAGCTTCCATTTCAAAATGCATCTTACATAAAGTTGGCAATAAATTCAACAGTACAAAGAATGCTTTTTCAGAACAGCCTATAGACTTTGACGAAGAAAGCTACGATATTCTCGTACCCTATCTTTTAAGACCATTTACCAGTTTGGCTGAAACCTATCGTTTTAATCACCACTCAAACATAGAACTTAACGAAATAAACACTTACGCCACGCAATTGCTGGCAGACGACTCTGATTTCGTCAATATTTCGAAGCATATTGTAACGCATCTCTTTGAGCAGTCCAATTCCTCTCAAATTAAAACAGGAGACGTGATTATTTGTATGGTGCATGATATACAATATGAGGATTACCAGACAGATGCCATTGGTATTTTTAAGATTGAAAGTAAAACCCATTTCTTTCAAACTTATCTTGAGAACAATAGCTATGATATTATTGCACAACGTGGTATTGGCACCAAAAAAGTAGATAAAGGCTGCTTGATCCTTAATGCTGCTGATGGTGAGGGCAAAATTGTACTAAGTGTGGACAACAATAACTATGACGCACAGTATTGGATTAAAAGTTTTCTCAACGTAAAGTATCCTGACGATTCCAACGAGCACACTAAAAATTATATTGAAATGTGCCGAGACTTTTCAAAAGAAGTGATGCAGCCTCAATTTGGCGGACAACAACAAAGTCACTTTTTGGCTAAAACCGTAGATTTTTTCAAAGAAAATGAAATTGCCAATATCGAAACTTTCAAAGAGGAGGTTATGGATAATGAAGATCAAATACAGCTCTTTGAGGATTTTAAAAAAGGTTATGAAAGCGATCACAACATCGTGATTAGAAACCAATTTGATGTCTCTGAAATTGTTTTGAAAAAGCAAAAGCAGAAAATCAAGACCGAAATCAAATTAGACACCAATATCCAAATTAAGCTGGATGTCGATGCACCTGATGCATCTGCCGAATACTTAGAGCGTGGCTACGATGATGAGAAGAAAATGCATTTTTACAAAGTCTTTTTTAATGAGGAAGGGTAA
- the lipB gene encoding lipoyl(octanoyl) transferase LipB codes for MNKTVKIEDLGTKDFKATWDYQEQLFKGILDTKIKNRREEAGLETDNYFLFVEHPHVYTLGKSGDVANLLLTEQQLTEKGASFYKINRGGDITYHGPGQIVGYPILDLDNFFTDIHKYLRLLEEVIILTLKEYGLNAERSPGETGVWLDVGTPFARKICAMGVRASRWVTMHGFALNVNADLGYFDNIVPCGIKGKAVTSLNVELSVDHINETEIKQKLLKHFMMLFEAKS; via the coding sequence ATGAATAAGACGGTAAAAATAGAGGATTTAGGCACCAAGGATTTTAAGGCCACCTGGGATTATCAAGAACAACTCTTTAAGGGGATTTTAGATACCAAAATCAAGAATAGGAGAGAGGAGGCTGGTTTAGAAACCGATAATTATTTTCTTTTTGTAGAGCATCCACATGTGTATACCTTAGGGAAAAGCGGGGATGTGGCCAACCTATTGCTAACAGAGCAACAGCTTACTGAAAAAGGAGCTTCTTTTTACAAAATTAACCGAGGTGGTGATATTACCTATCACGGTCCTGGGCAGATTGTGGGATATCCCATCTTAGATTTGGATAATTTCTTTACAGATATTCACAAATATCTTCGTCTGTTGGAAGAAGTGATTATTCTTACGCTTAAAGAATACGGATTAAATGCCGAACGCAGTCCCGGTGAGACGGGGGTTTGGTTAGATGTTGGCACGCCCTTTGCCCGAAAAATTTGCGCTATGGGCGTACGTGCTAGCCGATGGGTGACCATGCATGGCTTTGCTTTAAACGTCAATGCCGATTTAGGGTACTTTGACAATATTGTGCCCTGCGGAATTAAAGGCAAAGCAGTAACCTCATTAAATGTGGAGCTCAGCGTTGATCACATTAATGAAACTGAAATAAAACAAAAATTACTCAAGCATTTTATGATGCTTTTTGAAGCAAAATCTTAA
- a CDS encoding YqaE/Pmp3 family membrane protein: MSFWRVLLAIVCPPLAVIGKGCGSILIVFLLWLCGWVPGVIAALVILNNPER; this comes from the coding sequence ATGAGCTTTTGGAGAGTTTTGCTCGCTATTGTGTGTCCACCACTAGCGGTTATAGGGAAAGGCTGTGGGTCTATCTTAATTGTGTTTTTGCTTTGGCTCTGCGGCTGGGTGCCGGGCGTAATTGCTGCTTTAGTGATTTTGAACAATCCCGAACGATAA
- a CDS encoding response regulator transcription factor codes for MNKQIIFLILLVCFGKLLHAQHHFTGHIDNERWQNAVYLSVIEDYRTLKGINEEQIITKVSTDATGYFEFNGSQLDATNKIYKLHVDNCSLSGKNTNHFDGHCEDSKSILFIAKENDSIVFPLGFEDQIFCDVRSTNPKTSAFIKIDSLKEDMSFEYGTYRSKANRKLNNKKWFKILHDFGETLDEPLAELYIYAFLSDRGLPFHTYYLQDLNTNNYYDELLERLKRQYPKSTYAKQYEAELKADRFITASTSKKTTASQPIWVYIIAAAAILSLFLNIWLIYSKHRLKSKRKTDRMEQLTSQEQKILDLIRQGKNNKAIAEILFVSVSTVKTHVNNIFRKLNVSSREEAKSLL; via the coding sequence ATGAACAAGCAGATTATCTTTTTGATTCTTTTAGTGTGCTTCGGAAAGCTGCTACATGCACAACATCACTTTACAGGTCACATTGATAATGAGCGCTGGCAGAATGCTGTTTATCTTTCGGTCATTGAAGATTACAGGACTCTTAAGGGCATTAATGAAGAACAGATCATCACTAAAGTATCCACAGATGCCACGGGATATTTCGAGTTTAACGGGAGTCAGCTTGATGCAACTAACAAAATATATAAGCTTCATGTAGACAATTGCAGCCTGAGCGGTAAAAACACCAATCATTTTGACGGACATTGCGAAGACAGTAAATCGATTCTATTCATTGCCAAAGAAAATGACTCCATTGTCTTTCCTTTAGGTTTCGAAGATCAGATATTCTGCGATGTTAGATCTACCAACCCAAAGACCTCAGCTTTTATAAAAATCGATTCTCTTAAAGAGGACATGAGCTTTGAATATGGAACCTATAGAAGTAAGGCCAACCGAAAACTCAACAATAAAAAATGGTTTAAAATACTTCATGATTTTGGTGAAACACTTGACGAGCCATTGGCCGAACTCTATATCTATGCCTTCCTCTCTGACCGAGGGCTTCCATTTCATACGTACTATTTACAAGATCTGAATACAAACAACTACTATGATGAACTCTTAGAGCGACTAAAAAGACAGTATCCTAAATCTACTTATGCAAAGCAATATGAAGCAGAACTAAAGGCAGATCGCTTTATTACAGCGTCCACTTCAAAAAAGACTACAGCATCACAGCCAATATGGGTTTACATTATTGCTGCTGCAGCCATCCTTTCTCTGTTTTTAAATATTTGGCTCATCTATTCTAAACATCGCCTAAAATCGAAACGTAAAACAGATCGCATGGAGCAACTCACGTCCCAAGAACAGAAAATTTTGGATCTTATTCGCCAAGGAAAAAACAATAAAGCGATTGCTGAGATACTATTTGTGAGTGTAAGTACGGTTAAAACACATGTCAATAATATTTTCAGAAAGCTTAATGTTTCTTCAAGAGAAGAGGCTAAATCGCTGTTATGA
- a CDS encoding DUF1573 domain-containing protein: protein MTFMTNKNRTPFLLTNALALLICMFMTLDTTSQNKTEEIAGIFSFENETLDYGTIQQHADGERSFKFKNTGEAPIVISTIKTSCGCTVASYNKMPILPGETSEITITYATNRIGAFTKTITIMSNASETKKILKIKGNVLKTDS from the coding sequence ATGACATTTATGACAAACAAAAACAGAACACCATTTTTATTGACCAATGCACTCGCTCTGCTCATCTGCATGTTCATGACACTAGACACGACGAGTCAAAACAAAACAGAAGAGATTGCTGGTATCTTTTCCTTTGAGAACGAAACTTTAGATTATGGGACCATTCAACAACATGCCGATGGTGAACGCAGTTTTAAATTTAAGAATACAGGCGAAGCACCCATAGTGATTTCTACTATAAAAACATCTTGTGGTTGTACCGTTGCTAGTTATAATAAGATGCCAATACTTCCTGGAGAAACATCAGAAATCACCATTACCTATGCCACCAATCGCATTGGGGCTTTTACCAAAACAATTACTATCATGTCTAATGCTTCGGAAACGAAGAAGATCTTAAAAATTAAAGGAAATGTTTTAAAAACCGATAGTTGA
- the lysS gene encoding lysine--tRNA ligase, whose protein sequence is MQLSELELVRRDKLAKLRELGINPYPADLFPVDHTSKQLKANFKEGATVTIAGRLMSRRIQGNASFAELQDSTGRIQVYFNRDEICTGDDKSKYNNVYKKLLDIGDFIGITGELFTTQVGEKTVMVKEFTLLSKALKPLPQPREDSEGKIHDAFTDAEQRYRQRYVDLVVNPHVKEVFVKRTKLFNAMRNFFNDAGYFEVETPILQPIPGGAAARPFVTHHNSLDIPLYMRIANELYLKRLIVGGFEGVYEFSKNFRNEGMDRTHNPEFTAMEIYVSYKDYNWMMDFCEQLLEHCAIAVNGTTEATFGKHQIDFKAPYARVTMADSIKHFTGFDITGKSESEIRQAARDMGVGVDETMGKGKLIDEIFGEKCEGNYIQPTFITDYPKEMSPLCKEHRDNPELTERFELMVCGKEIANAYSELNDPIDQRERFEHQLKLSAKGDDEATEFIDHDFLRALEYGMPPTSGMGIGMDRLIMFLTNNQSIQEVLFFPQMRPEKKQVEMNEEEKSVFLILKSASPIDLNDLKSQSGLSNKKWDKTIKGLTAKKVAKVEKNEDGLFVELT, encoded by the coding sequence ATGCAGCTTTCAGAACTAGAATTGGTGAGACGCGATAAACTCGCAAAACTAAGAGAATTAGGAATCAACCCGTATCCTGCAGATTTATTTCCTGTGGATCATACTTCAAAACAGCTGAAAGCAAATTTCAAAGAAGGCGCTACAGTAACCATTGCCGGGAGGTTGATGTCACGTAGAATTCAAGGAAATGCAAGTTTTGCTGAATTACAGGATAGCACTGGCCGAATTCAAGTATACTTTAACCGTGACGAAATTTGTACAGGTGATGATAAAAGCAAATACAATAATGTCTATAAAAAACTTTTAGACATTGGTGACTTTATTGGGATTACTGGCGAGCTTTTTACAACTCAAGTTGGCGAAAAAACAGTGATGGTCAAGGAGTTTACCTTATTAAGTAAAGCCTTGAAACCATTACCACAACCACGTGAAGACAGTGAAGGTAAAATTCATGATGCCTTTACAGATGCTGAACAACGCTATAGACAGCGCTATGTAGATTTGGTAGTTAACCCACATGTAAAGGAAGTATTTGTTAAACGAACCAAGCTCTTCAATGCCATGCGTAATTTTTTCAATGACGCTGGATATTTTGAAGTAGAAACGCCTATTCTACAACCTATTCCTGGTGGTGCAGCCGCAAGGCCTTTTGTAACCCATCACAACAGTTTAGACATTCCTCTTTATATGAGAATTGCTAACGAGCTGTATTTAAAACGCCTTATTGTTGGCGGTTTTGAAGGTGTTTATGAGTTTTCTAAAAACTTCAGAAATGAAGGGATGGACCGTACTCATAACCCAGAATTTACAGCTATGGAAATCTATGTGTCCTACAAAGATTATAATTGGATGATGGATTTTTGCGAACAGCTCCTTGAGCACTGTGCAATTGCCGTTAATGGAACTACCGAGGCTACTTTTGGCAAGCATCAAATTGATTTTAAAGCGCCGTATGCTCGCGTAACAATGGCAGATTCTATCAAACACTTCACAGGGTTTGATATTACCGGTAAGAGCGAATCTGAGATTCGTCAAGCCGCCCGAGATATGGGTGTTGGCGTTGATGAAACGATGGGCAAAGGAAAATTGATTGACGAAATCTTTGGCGAAAAATGTGAAGGCAATTACATACAACCTACATTCATCACCGATTATCCAAAAGAAATGAGTCCGTTATGCAAAGAACACCGCGACAATCCTGAACTAACAGAACGTTTTGAATTGATGGTCTGCGGAAAAGAGATTGCAAATGCTTATTCTGAGTTAAATGATCCTATTGATCAACGTGAACGTTTTGAACATCAACTAAAACTATCAGCCAAAGGTGATGACGAAGCTACTGAATTTATAGATCACGACTTTTTACGTGCTTTAGAATACGGCATGCCACCTACATCTGGTATGGGTATTGGTATGGATCGTCTTATTATGTTTTTAACCAACAATCAATCCATACAAGAGGTCCTGTTTTTCCCTCAAATGCGACCTGAGAAGAAACAAGTGGAGATGAACGAAGAAGAAAAGTCGGTTTTTCTAATTCTGAAATCAGCATCTCCAATAGACCTTAACGACTTGAAATCACAGTCTGGTTTAAGCAATAAGAAATGGGACAAGACCATTAAAGGACTCACCGCAAAAAAAGTAGCTAAAGTCGAAAAAAATGAGGACGGCTTATTTGTAGAATTAACTTAA
- a CDS encoding zinc-dependent metalloprotease, which yields MLRQLPFKLLFVVSLCFTVSCNTAKKASKSAATAENAGKKPGKNDPKPYDKVITKDAKSDSGLFTVHSLDDKYYYEIPDSLFDKEMLMVTRISKTASGLGFGGGKLNEQVLRWQKKDKKVVLRVVSYNVVAADSLPVNEAVTNSNFEPVLYTFPIEAFSKDSTSVVIDATPLFDQDVKSLGIPDYQRKPFKISRLESDKSFIETIKSYPKNIEARHVKTYAAGEPPSNSSTGTISVEINNSMILLPDDKMKRRYFDERVGWFTSSQTDYGLEDQKSKTLEFLDRWRLEVRDEDIEKFKSGELVVPKKQIVYYIDRATPYKWRKYIKQGIEDWQVAFEAAGFKEAIIAKNPPSESEDPEWTPEDVRYSVVRYLASPIPNANGPHVSDPRTGEILESDINWYHNVMSLLRGWFFVQTAAINPEAQSPQFRDDVMGRLIRFVSAHEVGHTLGLPHNMGSSVAYPVEKLRDAEFTQKYGTAPSIMDYARFNYVAQPGDEGVALMPNIGTYDKYAIEWGYRPILDKTAEEEKPILNEWIMAHAGDPMYRFGHQQAGDVVDPSSQTEDLGDDAMLASEYGIKNLKRIVPNLITWTTEKGEDYDDLEEMYGHVISQFNRYMGHVSNNIGGVYEYYKTSDQEGAVYIPVPKAKQKEAMAFIQDNLFETPEWLLDTDIFNRIEFSGSVERVRAMQERTLKNIISLGKMQRLIETQTYNGDEAYALTDMMSDLRNGIWSELSSGKKIDTYRRNLQRAYIDRLAEMMTAENQSGRSRSPYVKATAVNTSQSDIRAVVRAELKSLRSALRNARGADDMSRIHIADALERVDAILNPNG from the coding sequence ATTTTGAGACAACTTCCTTTCAAACTACTCTTTGTAGTTTCTCTATGTTTTACAGTGTCATGTAACACAGCAAAAAAAGCAAGCAAATCTGCTGCTACAGCCGAAAATGCAGGTAAAAAACCTGGCAAAAATGACCCCAAACCTTATGACAAGGTAATTACCAAAGACGCTAAAAGCGATTCTGGTCTTTTTACTGTTCATAGTTTGGATGATAAATATTACTACGAAATCCCAGACTCTCTATTTGACAAAGAGATGCTCATGGTAACACGCATCTCAAAAACAGCCAGTGGCTTGGGATTTGGTGGCGGAAAACTGAATGAACAAGTATTGCGCTGGCAGAAAAAAGATAAAAAAGTAGTATTGCGTGTGGTCTCTTATAATGTGGTTGCTGCAGATTCTTTACCTGTAAATGAAGCAGTAACAAATTCTAATTTTGAGCCTGTACTCTATACGTTTCCTATAGAAGCATTTAGCAAAGACTCAACGAGTGTTGTTATTGATGCTACGCCTTTATTTGATCAAGACGTGAAGTCTCTTGGAATCCCCGATTACCAAAGAAAGCCTTTTAAGATCTCCAGACTTGAAAGTGATAAGTCTTTCATTGAGACTATTAAGAGCTACCCTAAAAACATTGAAGCTAGACACGTTAAAACTTATGCCGCTGGAGAGCCACCTTCTAATTCTAGTACTGGGACGATTTCTGTAGAAATCAACAACTCTATGATCTTACTTCCAGATGACAAAATGAAGCGTCGTTATTTCGATGAGCGCGTGGGATGGTTTACAAGCAGTCAAACAGATTACGGTTTAGAAGACCAAAAGAGTAAGACTTTAGAATTTCTAGATCGCTGGAGATTAGAAGTTAGAGATGAAGATATCGAGAAATTCAAAAGTGGGGAACTCGTTGTTCCGAAAAAACAAATTGTATACTATATAGATCGTGCTACCCCATACAAATGGAGAAAATACATCAAGCAGGGTATCGAAGATTGGCAAGTTGCTTTTGAAGCTGCCGGATTTAAAGAAGCTATTATCGCTAAAAACCCACCAAGTGAATCGGAAGACCCAGAGTGGACACCTGAGGACGTACGTTATTCTGTAGTACGATATTTAGCGTCTCCAATCCCCAATGCTAATGGTCCGCACGTAAGCGACCCTAGAACTGGTGAGATTTTAGAAAGTGATATCAATTGGTACCATAATGTGATGTCTTTATTGCGTGGATGGTTTTTTGTACAAACTGCAGCCATCAATCCAGAAGCTCAGAGTCCGCAATTTCGCGACGATGTCATGGGGCGTTTAATTCGTTTTGTATCCGCTCACGAAGTGGGTCATACTTTAGGCCTACCTCACAACATGGGAAGTAGTGTGGCTTACCCTGTAGAAAAACTTAGAGATGCAGAATTTACCCAAAAATATGGAACAGCACCATCTATTATGGATTATGCACGTTTCAACTATGTTGCACAGCCAGGAGATGAGGGTGTTGCATTAATGCCAAATATTGGAACTTATGATAAGTATGCCATAGAATGGGGATATCGCCCAATCTTAGACAAAACTGCAGAAGAAGAAAAGCCAATTTTGAATGAGTGGATTATGGCTCATGCCGGTGACCCAATGTACCGATTTGGACACCAACAAGCTGGTGACGTTGTAGATCCAAGTTCACAAACTGAAGACTTAGGAGATGATGCCATGCTAGCCAGCGAATATGGTATCAAGAATCTAAAACGCATTGTACCAAATCTAATTACCTGGACCACAGAGAAAGGTGAAGATTACGACGACCTCGAAGAAATGTACGGTCACGTTATTTCTCAATTTAACCGCTATATGGGCCACGTGTCTAATAATATTGGAGGCGTTTATGAGTATTACAAAACCTCAGATCAAGAAGGTGCAGTATACATACCTGTTCCTAAGGCTAAGCAAAAAGAAGCCATGGCCTTTATTCAAGATAATTTATTTGAAACTCCAGAATGGTTACTAGATACTGATATCTTTAACCGTATTGAATTCTCTGGTTCTGTAGAGCGCGTTCGTGCCATGCAAGAGCGTACCTTAAAGAATATTATAAGTCTAGGAAAAATGCAACGTCTCATTGAAACTCAAACTTATAATGGAGACGAAGCTTATGCGCTTACTGATATGATGAGCGATTTACGAAATGGAATTTGGAGCGAGCTAAGCAGCGGCAAAAAGATTGATACGTATCGTAGAAATCTGCAGCGTGCCTATATTGACAGATTAGCTGAAATGATGACTGCTGAAAATCAAAGCGGCAGATCACGTAGTCCTTACGTAAAAGCGACCGCAGTGAACACAAGCCAGTCAGATATTAGAGCTGTTGTAAGGGCAGAACTAAAATCGTTGCGCAGTGCATTGAGAAATGCAAGAGGCGCTGATGATATGAGCCGAATTCATATTGCAGATGCTTTAGAGCGCGTAGATGCTATTTTAAATCCTAATGGATAA
- the hemL gene encoding glutamate-1-semialdehyde 2,1-aminomutase: protein MLYQRSSALFKEAETVIPGGVNSPVRAFKAVGGTPIFAKSAKGAYVIDEDNRRYIDYISSWGPMILGHAYEPVVNAVIQKAKDGTSFGMPTEIETKIAQLAVKMVPNIDKIRFVNSGTEACMSAVRLARGYTSKDKIIKFAGCYHGHSDSFLIEAGSGAVTFGSPNSPGVTKGTAKDTLMAIYNDIESVKRLAEANKDGIACVIIEPVAGNMGCIPPTNEFLKDLRALCDQHQILLVFDEVMTGFRLAKGGVQELYNINADIVCFGKVIGGGLPVGAFAARNEIMEHLAPLGSVYQAGTLSGNPLAMAAGLAMLKTIDNDASLFKRLADKTEYLHKGCAEALEEHEIVHTINREGSMMSIHFSEDPVLDFKSAAKGNNDVFKKFFHGMLAEGVYLPPSAFESWFLNDALSYEDLDETIAAVWKVSKTLK, encoded by the coding sequence ATGTTATACCAACGCAGTAGTGCACTATTTAAAGAAGCAGAAACGGTAATTCCTGGAGGGGTGAACTCACCAGTAAGAGCTTTTAAAGCGGTTGGCGGGACGCCTATTTTTGCTAAATCGGCTAAAGGCGCCTATGTTATAGATGAAGATAATAGACGTTACATTGATTATATTAGTTCTTGGGGACCAATGATATTGGGCCATGCTTATGAGCCTGTAGTAAATGCCGTTATACAAAAAGCTAAAGATGGGACCTCTTTTGGGATGCCTACAGAAATTGAAACTAAAATTGCACAACTTGCAGTAAAAATGGTGCCTAATATTGATAAAATACGTTTTGTCAATTCAGGAACAGAAGCATGTATGAGCGCAGTTCGATTAGCGCGGGGATATACCAGTAAGGATAAGATCATCAAATTTGCTGGGTGTTATCATGGTCATAGCGACTCGTTTTTGATAGAAGCGGGAAGTGGAGCCGTTACTTTTGGTAGCCCAAATAGCCCAGGTGTCACTAAAGGAACTGCAAAAGATACCTTGATGGCTATCTATAATGATATCGAAAGCGTTAAGCGTTTGGCGGAAGCGAATAAAGATGGGATTGCATGTGTTATTATAGAGCCTGTTGCAGGTAATATGGGCTGCATACCACCTACGAATGAATTTTTAAAAGACTTGAGAGCCTTATGTGATCAGCACCAAATTCTTTTGGTGTTTGATGAGGTAATGACGGGTTTTAGGTTAGCTAAAGGTGGTGTTCAGGAGCTTTACAATATCAATGCTGATATCGTTTGCTTCGGAAAAGTAATTGGTGGAGGTCTACCAGTTGGGGCTTTTGCTGCTCGCAATGAGATTATGGAGCATCTAGCGCCTTTGGGAAGTGTATATCAAGCAGGAACCTTAAGCGGAAATCCATTGGCTATGGCTGCAGGTTTAGCGATGCTTAAAACCATTGATAACGACGCTTCTTTGTTTAAGAGGTTGGCAGATAAAACGGAATACTTGCATAAAGGTTGTGCGGAAGCCTTAGAGGAGCACGAAATTGTCCATACCATAAATCGTGAGGGCTCTATGATGTCTATTCATTTTAGCGAAGACCCTGTTTTAGATTTTAAATCTGCTGCAAAGGGAAATAACGATGTGTTTAAAAAATTCTTTCACGGCATGCTTGCCGAAGGTGTTTATTTGCCACCAAGCGCGTTTGAAAGTTGGTTTCTAAACGACGCACTGTCTTACGAAGATTTAGATGAAACCATCGCTGCGGTTTGGAAAGTATCCAAAACGTTGAAATAA
- a CDS encoding glucosaminidase domain-containing protein, translated as MRKILILFILVIMVASCGSKRKIVTKKRNSKTRTERVVKAPTTTDPPAEPVGVPDEVVVTKKVYASAVEEYIDVYSSIAMEEMRKYKIPASITLAQGILESGSGQGRLSVEANNHFGIKCHGWTGDKIYHDDDRSQECFRKYNYAKTSFEDHSEFLTSRGRYAKLFELRQDDYKGWARGLRSAGYATDRKYPDKLIGLIERYKLYEFDDVVLENKREIITTSNVTHEVVKGDTLYSLSKKYNTSVDEIKALNNLSGNNISLGQILIIK; from the coding sequence ATGAGAAAAATTTTAATACTTTTTATTTTAGTAATCATGGTGGCGAGTTGTGGTTCAAAACGAAAAATTGTAACCAAAAAGCGCAATAGTAAAACCAGAACCGAACGTGTAGTGAAAGCACCAACTACTACTGATCCTCCAGCGGAACCAGTTGGGGTTCCTGACGAGGTTGTTGTCACAAAGAAGGTATATGCAAGTGCTGTTGAAGAATACATTGACGTTTACAGCAGTATCGCCATGGAAGAAATGCGCAAATATAAAATTCCTGCCAGTATTACTTTGGCGCAAGGCATTTTAGAATCAGGTTCAGGACAGGGCCGCCTTTCAGTAGAGGCCAACAACCACTTCGGCATTAAGTGTCATGGATGGACGGGTGATAAAATTTATCATGATGACGATCGTTCACAAGAATGTTTCAGAAAATACAACTACGCTAAAACCTCTTTTGAGGACCATTCAGAGTTTTTGACTTCACGTGGTAGATATGCCAAATTGTTTGAGCTAAGGCAAGATGATTATAAAGGTTGGGCTAGAGGGCTTCGCTCAGCGGGCTACGCCACCGATAGAAAATATCCCGATAAATTGATAGGGCTTATAGAACGTTATAAACTCTACGAATTTGATGACGTGGTATTGGAGAACAAGCGTGAGATTATAACCACTTCTAATGTAACTCATGAAGTGGTAAAGGGAGACACCTTGTATTCTTTGTCTAAAAAATATAATACCTCTGTTGATGAGATTAAGGCGCTCAATAATTTATCGGGCAACAACATTAGCTTAGGACAAATTTTGATTATAAAATAA
- a CDS encoding 1-aminocyclopropane-1-carboxylate deaminase/D-cysteine desulfhydrase: protein MMLLNFTSENQFVAKFKDGIEVFIKREDLIHPVISGNKYRKLKYNLIEARRQDQHQLLTYGGAFSNHIAAVAAAGTQFNFKTIGIIRGEELEHKIATNPTLSFAQNSGMQLKFVTRDDFRRKNDADFRAGLQQEFGDFYNIPEGGTNTLAVKGCTEILTEGDDSFDVVCCSVGTGGTISGLINALLPHQSVLGFPALKGDFLSEEICKFAKSNQWVLNTDYHFGGYGKVTPDLIEFMNGFKAQHHLQLDPIYTGKMLFGIYDLIDKGYFKRSTKILAIHTGGLQGIEGMNLKLKQQNKPLIV from the coding sequence ATGATGTTATTGAATTTTACAAGTGAGAATCAATTTGTGGCGAAGTTTAAGGATGGTATAGAGGTATTCATAAAGCGTGAAGATCTTATTCATCCTGTTATTTCTGGAAATAAATACCGCAAGTTAAAATACAATTTAATTGAGGCGAGACGTCAAGATCAGCATCAATTGCTAACCTATGGTGGTGCTTTCTCTAATCATATTGCCGCAGTAGCAGCGGCAGGGACGCAGTTTAATTTCAAAACCATTGGCATTATACGCGGTGAGGAATTAGAACATAAAATAGCTACAAACCCAACCTTAAGCTTCGCCCAAAATTCTGGAATGCAACTAAAGTTTGTGACCAGAGACGATTTCCGAAGAAAAAATGATGCCGATTTTAGAGCAGGGCTTCAACAGGAGTTTGGTGATTTTTACAATATTCCAGAAGGTGGTACAAATACTTTGGCTGTAAAGGGCTGCACGGAGATTTTAACTGAAGGGGACGATAGCTTTGACGTGGTTTGTTGTTCTGTAGGCACTGGTGGTACAATTTCTGGACTTATAAATGCTCTGCTGCCACACCAAAGCGTGCTAGGTTTTCCTGCATTAAAAGGTGATTTTTTAAGTGAGGAAATTTGTAAATTTGCAAAATCAAATCAATGGGTATTAAACACCGATTATCATTTTGGTGGTTACGGAAAAGTAACGCCAGATTTAATTGAGTTTATGAACGGGTTCAAAGCCCAGCATCACCTTCAATTAGACCCTATTTATACGGGTAAGATGCTATTTGGTATTTATGATTTGATTGATAAAGGCTATTTTAAAAGGTCTACAAAAATCCTTGCCATACATACAGGCGGTCTGCAGGGTATTGAGGGGATGAATCTCAAGCTAAAACAACAAAACAAGCCTTTAATCGTTTAA